The nucleotide window CTGCAGGAACTTTCAGGACGGTTCTTTGTTATGGTTTTTTCGACCTTAGAATTTATTTCCTGATGGTGCCATATCTGAATGAAAAAAAGGCGTGCGCCTATCGTTACAAAAGAAAATATTATAAAAAATATTGATAAAATCAGCCTTTTTGAATTAATCATTTTCTAGATAGATTATATCCTTATCCTGGGGATGTATTAAGCCTTTTTGTTTTGCTATTTGATCTAATCTTTCCATAGAAAGATATTCATTTATCTTCAATTTCAGGACATCATTTTGCTGTTCCCATTTTTCACATTCTTTGCTCAGATTGTCTACTTTATATCCCAAACGTATGGCTTCCGTTTGCTGCCAGAGATAAAAAGACAATACTAAAGTTACAGCCAACAGGATTTGAAGATATTTGATCATTTTTAGGACTTTTCCACTGACCTTAATTTTGCGCTTCTGCTTCTCGGGTTTAAATTTATTTCTTCCTGGCTTGGAGTGATTATTTTTTTTGTCAACAAACGATAAGTGCCTTCTTTACTTAGGTCCCTGAAATTATTTTTGACTATCCTGTCTTCCAGGGAGTGATAGCTTATGATTACCACTCTTGCTCCGGGTTTTAAACAAGCGGGTAGTTTATCCAAGGCTGATTTGAGGTTTTCTAACTCGTTATTAACTTTGATCCTTAAGGCTTGAAAAACTTTTGTTGCGGGATGGATTTTGCCTTCTCGTTTCTTTACTCTTCCGACAAGTTCTGCCAGGTCTCTTGCAGATTTAATCTTATCCTTTTCTTGTTTTATAATACGGCTGATCTTTTTTGAGAATCTTTCTTCTCCTAGATTATAGAATATCTCGCTCAGCTCATCTTCACTGCAACAATTTATAATGTCCAGTGCGCTGTTATTTATTTGATCATCCATTCTCATGTCCAGATTTGAAGATTTAAAACTAAAACCCCTATCTGGGCTGTCAAACTGATGAGAAGAAACGCCTAGATCAAGCAATATCCCGTCTGCCAGGTTTACTCCTGCGCCGGCCAATGCAGCTGACAGCTCTTTAAAATTCGTCTTTATCAGCTTTAGCCGGTCTTTAAAAACACTCAAATTCCTTTCGCATTCTCTTATAGCTTCTATATCGCAATCAAGAGCTATTATTCTTATCTCCGGATATTTTTCAAGAAAATACCTGCTGTGACCACCTCCGCCTGCGGTTGCATCGATATATACACCACCTGTATTCTTTATCAGATATTCTTCCGTTTCTTTAAGCATTACAGGTAAATGGTATATATGATAATTCTCTTCCACTTTTATGATTTATGCCTCTCTTCGTTAAGACATTATAATTCCAATTTGACCGCAAGTTTCTTTAAAGATATTTCAGCCTTTTCCTTGGAATAGTTTTTCCACTTTTGTTCATCCCATATCTCGATCCTGTTACCGACACCTACAATAACAGCATCCCGTTTTATTTTTGCAAAATCTTTAAGGTTTTTTGGGATAAGGACTCTTCCCTGCGTGTCCAGATATAGCTCGTGAGCTCCGGATAAAAGAGCGCGTTTGAACGCCCTTTCCTCGGTCTTGTCCGGCAAGGAAAGGTTCTCAAGCTTAGTTAAGACCTTTTCCCAGGTTTTCATGTCATATAAAAAAAGACAGCCTTCAAGGCCTTGAGTAAGAATAAATAATTTTGATTTTTCCCTCAGGATTGAAGGAATAAAAAGCCGGTTTTTTGTATCTATGGTATGGTTATATCGTCCAATATACATTATTTGTCACTTAACACCACTTTTCACCACTTTAGTATAAGTATACAATATAACATAAAATATTGTCAATATATATTTTAAAATAATATTTTTATGATTTATCAGGTTGTTCTGCAGACATGCCTGGAGGTGTCAGAGATACTTAAAAAAAATGGGCCGATTAAGGTTTTACGGGGTTATTTACCAAATATCATTTTTATGGCGACTAGAAGCATTGCTGCACCGAACAGCTTTTTAAGTGCGTCGTTTGAAAATAACGCCGCTATCTTTGCTCCAATAAAACCTCCTATAAAAAAACCCAGGCATATAAAAACAGCTATCTTAAGGTCAACATTGCCGTTCTTATAATAAACCCAGGCTGCAAGCAGGCCTATAGGAGGTATTAATATAGCAAGGGTAGTACCCTGTGCCTGATGCTGTGTAAGCTTGAATAAGTAGACAAGGGCAGGAATTAAGATTATGCCGCCGCCTATCCCAAACAGACCGCCCAGTACCCCTGCTACGAACCCTAAAAGCACATAAAGGACAATTATCATCCAATTCTCAACAAAATTATTTTTAAGATAACCTATACACCGAATTCTGTCCCCGCCTCATCGGCAGGGTAGGATCATCATTCTGCCCCGCAAATTGCTTTACGGGATCAAGCGGCCGTAAATGGCCTTGCTTCCCAGTAAGGATTTAGCCGTTTCAACCCCGCACTTATAAAAGTATCTCTACTTTCATTATACTGCGGGACTCAGCCGAAAAAAATTTGCATTTTTTCCTGCTGCCTCTGAGCTTTCGATCAAAGGCGTCTCTGTTCGCACCTCTTGCCGCTACTGCGCAGCGGAAACACCAAATTCGAATCTCTAAATCCGAAAAGGAATTATTTTGGATTTCGTAATTCGTGCTTGGTTCTTCCGTTGCGCAGCAACGGCCGATGGGTATTACCCACTACCGTTTTCCCGCCTTCGCACAAGGCTTCGGCTGGCAAGCCCGCATTGTTGCCATAAACATAACAAATCGGCTTGTCCTCCGAAGCTTTAGCGAAGGAGGAGATTGAAGTTCGGACTTTCCTCTCCACTACTTTCTAGTAGAGCGATCCTACGGTTACCTTAAAAATTATTTTTTTTTGCAGTTGCAAGGTTTATTGCCTGATTAGCCAGACGGTCTGCTGATTTATTCTGTTCTCTGGGAATATACTTAAAGTCAACTTTCTCAAATTCTTTTAAAATACCCTGGGCATTTTCAAAATACCTGGATAGATTCTCGTCTCTTACCCTGTAAAGACCGAGCATCTGCTTGCAGACCAACTCTGAATCAAGATGCATCTCTAAACTGCACGGAATATATTTTTTCGCCAGTTCAAGCCCGCGTAAAAGAGCTTTATACTCGGCTATATTGTTTGTAGCTTCCCCTATAAACTCTTTGGATTCTTCCAGAACATTATTATTTTCATCACACAACAAAACCCCTATGCCGCCGGGCCCGGGGTTGCCTCGTGATGCTCCGTCCGTGTAAATATTTATCTTCATCTTAAGCGGTCTCCCGGGGAGTTATTTTTTATAAAGTATCCTTGAACAACTGTCACAGAATATCAGATCTTGTTCTTTACAAACTTCATTTACTATTTGAGGCCTTAAAGTGATATAACATCCTCCGCAGCTATCCCCTTCTATTGACACAATCGCTAAACCCTGCCTGCCGTCTCGTATATGTTCATAACGCTGCAACAATGTTTCAGGCATGTCCTTTACATATTCTGCTCGTTCTTTTTCTGATTCGATTATTTCAATTTTTAATTTCTCAAGTTCCTTGTTGAGCTCTTCGCTAACTGATTGTATTTTTGCTTCTTCTGCTTTTAGCGCCGCTTCTTCGGTTCTAATTATCTTAACTTCATTTTCACTTTCTTCCATTAGCGTTAATATCTCTTCCTCAAGCTTCTTTTTTAGTTCTTTGGCCTTATCTATCTCTCCAAGCATAGCTTTATAAGCATCATTCTTCTTGATGGAATTCAACTCAATGTTATGCTTTTTTATCTCGTTCTCTTTTGTTTCAAGCTCTATTTCTTTTTCTTTCTTTGCCATCTGCAGTTTTTTGTATTTATCTTTCAACTCTTCAACCTGAAGCTTTAATTTAGTTAAAGTAAGATTTTGTGCTTCGATCTCTTTGGGTATCACTTCAGCCCTGTGACGAAGCCTGTCTAAAACGATATCTTTTTCCTGTAAACTCACCAAAGACTGCAATTCTTTTTTCACGTATAGGTCCTTTTGGATTTAAATTATAAATTCATTAACCAATCTTTTTGACTTTACCTTTCTGCTAACTGGTCACTGGTAACTGTTCACTGTATTAACTGGGTAGTGCAGGGTTTGAACCTGCGGCCTCTCGCGTGTGAGGCGAGCGCTCTCCCACTGAGCTAACCACCCTTTTACAGTGACCAGTGACCATTGAACAGTAACCAGTAAACAAACCTCTTTGACTTAGCCTCTATGGTCACTGGTAACTGGTCAATGATTACTGATATTAATTGGGCCAGGAAGGACTTGAACCTCCGACCCGACGATTATGAGTCGTCTGCTCTAACCAACTGAGCTACTGGCCCTTTACTGTCTTAAACTTTCTTACAATATATTTGTGGACGGCAATACAGTGTATGCTGTTAAAATAATGACATTTCCTGACATCTTCTGATACCCCAAAAAACCATGCTGTTTTTGCTACCTTTACTGATTTTTTACTGATTTCATTTTGCCTATTATTGCTCTGCGTTTGGTTAATATAGCAAATTTCTATTATTTTGACAAGGTTTTTGCCAATTATATTTGGTTATATGCAATAATATCATACAATTTACTAGAAATTTCAATAGATTTCATTGCAAAAATGAATACCAAAGAAGGGTTAAAGTAGCCAAGAACCTATAAGAGTTATCATATATATAGCCTGTCACCGTTTCTACGCATCTCTATTTTTTTGAATAAACTTTATTCTTTGTTCAATAATATCAAATATCTCATCAGGGATTTCATCCCTTTTTAATATGCCAAACGCTGCTGCTGAAGCTACTATCATGTCCGCATCGGTGTAGTTATACTTTTTCCATATTTCCTGAGCTGCTCCATTATGAAATTTATGTATATATTCATTTAACTCAAAACCATCAATTTTCTTGTTTTCCCAATCCTTAAACCTATCCTGTAATAATTTTAGCTCTGCGCCAAGTTCTTTTTGATAAGACAAACCTGCAAGCTCCTTCAATTTTATTCTGATTTTTTTGGGATATTCGTTCATGATTTTTAGTTCAACTTGTCAAGCCTGCATACCGTTTTATAAATTTTTATTGCTCCAACTGTTTACGCTTTGCTGGTAAAAAGTTTTTTCTTGATATAACCGACCTCTTTAATGTATGTTCAAGTTTCCTGCGGGCAACACCAGCTATTTCGCCGCCTTTTTTTGCATCTACTTTCAACTTCGGCATTCCCTGCGAATCTTCCGTTTTGTGAATCTCTGTTGTAGCACGTTCTCCAAGCATTGTAAATATCAATTCAAAATCGTCCATATGGTCACGAAGGTTTTCCCTTTTTAATCCTTTGAGCTTTTTATACTGGCTGGGAGTAACTCCAAATGTCGCCTTTGAAATATCTGCGGTTAATATTTCATAATCTTTGTCTTTTTCCGCTCCCCGCTTCTGCCATTCTTCGGTTAATTCTTCCCGTATAGCAATACCACGCATACGCTTCTCTATCCAATCATCAGGATAGCCTTTTAATTTATAAAGCATTCTGGTTCTTTTTGTAGCAAGTTCCGGATTCTCTATTTCCTGTATCCGTTCATAACCCACTTTTGCCAGCCAGCGTTTGAAAGGCTCGGCTTTCGGTGAAGGTATTGACTGGATAATGCGGAATACCCCTTCTGTATTAGCACAATTGAGCTTTTGAGACCCACCTTCCGTATCAACTGAAAGGGGGGTGACAATTTGTCCCCACCCTTTGGAAAGATCTTTATCTCTAATCCGCATTTTGCGAACATAATCCTTAACATTAGGTGTATCTGTTAATGCTTCTACTACATCATTTACCACAAACCACCATTCCTTGTTGTGTAAGGTTTTTCTAATTGTCTTTCCCCTGAACAAAGCTATTTTTGTCATTTCATCTGTCATTGCGGTTCTCCTAATTGAATTGTTGCCGCTGAATCGGTGACTGGCACCGTTTCCGTCTTAAAAATAAGTATAGTGTCCCCGGAATTCTTCAATCAGCCCGTAAAGACAATATCAATCTATTATTTTTAGTTCAACTTATCAAGCTGTGTCCTTCCGAAGCTTTACGCGAAGGAGGGCCTGACACCGTTTTTGTGTCCCCGAAATTCAAAATGAATAGCTAAAACCGATCAGCCAGTAGTTTAGGAGTGCAAAGTTATAAACTTCAGTAACATCTGCTCCGCCTTCTACTATCCTGTAACCGGCTTTGATGGATGTCCTTGAACCTGTCCTGTACTGCGCGGCAACAAGAACATCTTCAGCCCTGCCAGGCCCGCCTGCAAGAGCGTCGGCATCAAAAATGAAAGCGAGTTGTTTGCTGAGCCTGTAATCTAGCCCGAAATTAAGAAGAGGCACAAACCCAGTGTTCTTTTTTTCAGATGTCAGCCCCGCGCCGGTAAGTGTTATCGACGCGTCTCTTACCTTTGCCGTAAACCCCAGCTTTACAGACAAGTCATCGCTTTTTTTCCACAGCTTCCAAAAAGAGACCCTGTAAGAATCAAACCGGTACTTTGCTGAAACATCTGTGTTTGCGGGTATAGTGTCGTTATTGAAACTTATCAGCGAACCTGTAACTCCGCTCGCGGAAAGCGTAAGCGGCGCATAAAGGAACGATATAAACTTATCTTTCTTTAATTCTCTGGTTAACCGCACCCTGTAAAAGCCTTTTCTGGCAACAGAAAAACTATCCGTCAAAGAAAACCTGGTTCCGATGTTTCCCGGAACCTGAATATCGTTATACCCGGCGGTTACCAGCCCCGTTTCAAAGTCCACATTCCAAGGTTCAAATCCCATCGCCGGACTTGAAAACGCCAAAAATACTAAAAATACTTTTATGGCTTTTGATATTTCTCTCAGTTTCATTAGATACTCCCAAAAATAAGTATAGTGTCCCCGGAATTCTAATAGAAATGGCCTCAATCTCTGCTTAATTAAGTATTGTGTCCCCCGAATCCTTTTCCCCGAATCCTGTTTTTCTAAAAAATATCTCCTGCATTCATCATTCTTAGAAACACCTCAGCCGGATAAACCTCAATTTTATCAAAACGATAAGTTCGTTCCCCTGTATAAACTATTATACTCCTGTCACATTTAAGCCCTTCTAAAGAATTTATAGAAAGTAGCGGTTTCGTCCATTCTGGCTTAAATTTATTAGAAAGCTTGACTTCTAAAGCAACGATATGAGGAGGCTTTAGTTGCTGACGCTTTGCAGTTTCAATAATAAAATCAATTTCTACTCCGGATTGTGTCCTGTAATAGTAAACCGGGCGATGCTTACGGCTAACCTCGTTGTATACACGAAGTTCATGATATATTAGTGTTTCTAAAGCGTTCCCCTGCCAAATCCGGTCACAATTGTCACGCAGCATCCCGGCAGCTGCCCTTGCCACACCTGGGTCAAACCAGTAAAATTTGGGATGCATTATTTCACGTACTTTAAAACCGGGCCGCCACGCAGTAAGAAAATGCCCCATCATCGTATCCACCAGAATGGAAAAATAAGTATCAACGGTAGCCCTTGCCACAGCAGCTTCCCTTGAAATATTATGCCCGTTTATTATCTGCCCATTTAACTGCCCTGCAATAGTAAGGAAGCGAATAAACGGTGGGATGTTTCTAATAAGGCCTTCGGCAGTTATTTCTTCCTTTATATAGTTATTAAGATAAGCTGCTAAGATATCGGGCGCATTTTCTATATTTGAATGAACAAAAGGAATTGTTCCCCATTGTATTGCATTTGATAAGTTGTATTTTGTGCCCAATTCAAACGAAGAAAACCCTTCCATGTTTAAAGTAACTGCGCGGCCAGCTAATAAGTTAGCTCCGCCTCTTTTCAGCTTTCTTGCGGAAGAGCCGCATAATGCAAACTGCCACTTCTTGTCTTCCATTAAACGATGAACTTCATCCAAAAGAGCAGGAATCTTCTGTATTTCGTCCACTACTACCCACGATCCTTCTTTTGCATTTCCAACGATTGCTTCTAACCTGTGAGGATTATTGGTAAGCTCCAAAAAGAGTTCGGAATTTAACAAATCTATGCTTTTTTCATTCAAAAAGGCTTGCTTAAGCCAGGTGCTTTTTCCAACACCCCTGGGCCCGAACAAAAAAAATGAATATTTTGGTTTTATTAACGAACGCTTTAAAATGGATGGTTTCATAAATATCCGCCTGTTTTACTATGTTGTATATTTGCATTACAATTATACACCATATATTGCATATTGTCAATATAGTTTTTTGTCACAAAGGAAGGATTTGGCGCTACTCAATCTACAAGTAAACAAAGTAAAGCCGGACACAGTTTCATTATCTTGTCCGTATTTTTAACCGCAGGCGCAACAACGCGTCATTTGTGATAAAAACCGCGTTGGATGTTTTTGCCTTCATTTTTTCCGTTTGGGGGCTTGTATTTAATAAATGTGCCGGCATCCAGCTCGCTAAAGGCGCGGGATAGCTCTTCCTGCGTGTTCATAACTATCGGCCCACCCCAGGCCACAGGTTCTTTAAGCGGCCGCCCGGACACTAATATGAACCTCATGTTCCCATCCGGCTTGACTGTAAGCGTATCCGCATTTTTAAAAAGCATCAATTGTTTTCTGGCTATAGGCGTTTCTTCGCACAAGCCATTTCCTTCCAGCACGTAGCAGAACGTGGTATACCCTTTTTTCAGCTTGCGGCTGAAAGGGATTTTGTTCTTAAGCTTTACATCGAAGTATTCCACGTCAACAACCAGATCTTTTACCGGGCCGATACTTCCTTCGTATTCACCGGATATAACCTTAACCTCAATACCGACTTTTCTAACCGACGGAACTTCGCGAGCCGTGATACCGCGGTAACGCGGCTCCATCATTTTGCGTTTGGCCGGAAGGTTAACCCATAGCTGAAGGCCCTGCATCAAGGGCCCGCTTTTACCCTGTTTAGGCATTTCCTGGTGGATTATACCGCTTCCCGCACTCATCCACTGGATATCGCCCGGGCCGATAACACCTGAGTTTCCTATGCTGTCACCGTGCTCAACAACCCCGTCAAGCATGTAAGTTACGGTTTCTATGCCGCGGTGCGGGTGCCAGGGAAAGCCGCGGAGATACTCGTCCGGGTTATCCGAACCGAAATTGTCAAGCAGAAGGAACGGGTCTGTCAGTTCAGTGCTGTCATTTGCAAATACCCTAAACAGCTTGACACCCGCCCCGTCAAAAGTCGAACTACCCGTAATCAACTGTTTTTTCATCCCGGCCTCCAATGCCATAGCCCCTGCTATCACCGTCCATCCTATCAGAAAGGCGACCCCAAGGCAAACAAAGGTTCTCTTTTTAGCAATTAAAATCCCCCAAAGCCTTATTTTAACAACATCCACTTGTTCCTCATATGTTTTTATTATTCTCATAACATCCAAGCTCAGCTGGATTGATTTGTTATACTATTCTTTCTTTTTGAATCCGTTTATTTTGATATGTTTTTCTTGCAACATTGGTATATCTCGTGTTTTGTCGAAAAGTTTTTGTATTTGAAAATCAT belongs to Candidatus Liberimonas magnetica and includes:
- the rsmH gene encoding 16S rRNA (cytosine(1402)-N(4))-methyltransferase RsmH; this encodes MEENYHIYHLPVMLKETEEYLIKNTGGVYIDATAGGGGHSRYFLEKYPEIRIIALDCDIEAIRECERNLSVFKDRLKLIKTNFKELSAALAGAGVNLADGILLDLGVSSHQFDSPDRGFSFKSSNLDMRMDDQINNSALDIINCCSEDELSEIFYNLGEERFSKKISRIIKQEKDKIKSARDLAELVGRVKKREGKIHPATKVFQALRIKVNNELENLKSALDKLPACLKPGARVVIISYHSLEDRIVKNNFRDLSKEGTYRLLTKKIITPSQEEINLNPRSRSAKLRSVEKS
- the mraZ gene encoding division/cell wall cluster transcriptional repressor MraZ, producing the protein MYIGRYNHTIDTKNRLFIPSILREKSKLFILTQGLEGCLFLYDMKTWEKVLTKLENLSLPDKTEERAFKRALLSGAHELYLDTQGRVLIPKNLKDFAKIKRDAVIVGVGNRIEIWDEQKWKNYSKEKAEISLKKLAVKLEL
- a CDS encoding sulfite exporter TauE/SafE family protein, producing MIIVLYVLLGFVAGVLGGLFGIGGGIILIPALVYLFKLTQHQAQGTTLAILIPPIGLLAAWVYYKNGNVDLKIAVFICLGFFIGGFIGAKIAALFSNDALKKLFGAAMLLVAIKMIFGK
- a CDS encoding ribonuclease HI family protein, whose translation is MKINIYTDGASRGNPGPGGIGVLLCDENNNVLEESKEFIGEATNNIAEYKALLRGLELAKKYIPCSLEMHLDSELVCKQMLGLYRVRDENLSRYFENAQGILKEFEKVDFKYIPREQNKSADRLANQAINLATAKKNNF
- a CDS encoding C4-type zinc ribbon domain-containing protein, which translates into the protein MKKELQSLVSLQEKDIVLDRLRHRAEVIPKEIEAQNLTLTKLKLQVEELKDKYKKLQMAKKEKEIELETKENEIKKHNIELNSIKKNDAYKAMLGEIDKAKELKKKLEEEILTLMEESENEVKIIRTEEAALKAEEAKIQSVSEELNKELEKLKIEIIESEKERAEYVKDMPETLLQRYEHIRDGRQGLAIVSIEGDSCGGCYITLRPQIVNEVCKEQDLIFCDSCSRILYKK
- a CDS encoding Bro-N domain-containing protein, with product MTDEMTKIALFRGKTIRKTLHNKEWWFVVNDVVEALTDTPNVKDYVRKMRIRDKDLSKGWGQIVTPLSVDTEGGSQKLNCANTEGVFRIIQSIPSPKAEPFKRWLAKVGYERIQEIENPELATKRTRMLYKLKGYPDDWIEKRMRGIAIREELTEEWQKRGAEKDKDYEILTADISKATFGVTPSQYKKLKGLKRENLRDHMDDFELIFTMLGERATTEIHKTEDSQGMPKLKVDAKKGGEIAGVARRKLEHTLKRSVISRKNFLPAKRKQLEQ
- a CDS encoding AAA family ATPase: MKPSILKRSLIKPKYSFFLFGPRGVGKSTWLKQAFLNEKSIDLLNSELFLELTNNPHRLEAIVGNAKEGSWVVVDEIQKIPALLDEVHRLMEDKKWQFALCGSSARKLKRGGANLLAGRAVTLNMEGFSSFELGTKYNLSNAIQWGTIPFVHSNIENAPDILAAYLNNYIKEEITAEGLIRNIPPFIRFLTIAGQLNGQIINGHNISREAAVARATVDTYFSILVDTMMGHFLTAWRPGFKVREIMHPKFYWFDPGVARAAAGMLRDNCDRIWQGNALETLIYHELRVYNEVSRKHRPVYYYRTQSGVEIDFIIETAKRQQLKPPHIVALEVKLSNKFKPEWTKPLLSINSLEGLKCDRSIIVYTGERTYRFDKIEVYPAEVFLRMMNAGDIF
- a CDS encoding pirin family protein, whose product is MRIIKTYEEQVDVVKIRLWGILIAKKRTFVCLGVAFLIGWTVIAGAMALEAGMKKQLITGSSTFDGAGVKLFRVFANDSTELTDPFLLLDNFGSDNPDEYLRGFPWHPHRGIETVTYMLDGVVEHGDSIGNSGVIGPGDIQWMSAGSGIIHQEMPKQGKSGPLMQGLQLWVNLPAKRKMMEPRYRGITAREVPSVRKVGIEVKVISGEYEGSIGPVKDLVVDVEYFDVKLKNKIPFSRKLKKGYTTFCYVLEGNGLCEETPIARKQLMLFKNADTLTVKPDGNMRFILVSGRPLKEPVAWGGPIVMNTQEELSRAFSELDAGTFIKYKPPNGKNEGKNIQRGFYHK